One genomic window of Henckelia pumila isolate YLH828 unplaced genomic scaffold, ASM3356847v2 CTG_38, whole genome shotgun sequence includes the following:
- the LOC140871077 gene encoding caffeoyl-CoA O-methyltransferase-like yields MTTSADQGQFLNMLLKLINAKNTMEIGVYNGKILAMDINRENYELGLPTIQKAGVAHKIDFKEGPALPLLDQIIQDMDYEKIVPEGSSNAYKFILRIPNAGTLNSCDAKVLD; encoded by the exons ATGACAACATCGGCAGATCAAGGGCAGTTCTTGAACATGCTTTTGAAGTTGATCAATGCTAAAAATACAATGGAGATCGGCGTTTACAATGGAAag ATATTGGCTATGGACATTAATAGAGAGAATTACGAGTTGGGTCTGCCTACAATCCAAAAGGCTGGTGTTGCCCACAAAATTGACTTCAAAGAGGGTCCTGCATTGCCTCTTCTTGATCAAATAATTCAAGAT ATGGATTATGAAAAAATAGTCCCCGAGGGAAGCTCAAATGCTTACAAATTCATACTGAGAATCCCGAATGCAGGGACATTGAACAGCTGCGACGCAAAG GTACTAGATTAA